From the Streptomyces sp. NBC_00376 genome, one window contains:
- a CDS encoding ParB/RepB/Spo0J family partition protein, with translation MAPDQVAPTPLNPRQDFDPVKLEELGNSMRTGQLQPCVGITRARYIKLFPEHEELLPDCRIVMAAGERRWKAAIHVGLPTLDVHVREDIAESRVRFLAAVLTENVERSNFNYIEEARGLQQMLEMTNGNQTQAAEKLQKSKQWFSQRIGLLRLSEEMQELVISGELKAFRDMRMYSAMPPSDQLAAWKADRMAAKQKADRKGSPTPAPSPMPAPGPAPARETAAPAPKPEPVYTAVYTPSSSEAGSEQPEPRAEEPLSAESPGTVPREALPVPVPRDAAPESPEVEPTPAAPQQMQALAANWERWFDRLMEELSELDRHMLTKKLQRVMLSETSRVEGSQA, from the coding sequence GTGGCGCCCACCCCCCTCAACCCCCGCCAGGACTTCGACCCAGTCAAGCTCGAAGAGCTCGGCAACAGCATGCGCACCGGGCAGCTTCAGCCGTGCGTCGGGATCACCCGGGCCCGCTATATCAAGCTGTTCCCCGAACACGAGGAACTTCTGCCGGACTGCCGGATCGTCATGGCCGCAGGGGAGCGGCGATGGAAGGCTGCCATCCACGTCGGACTCCCTACGCTCGACGTACACGTCCGCGAGGACATCGCCGAGTCCCGCGTCAGGTTCCTCGCAGCTGTTCTCACAGAGAACGTCGAGCGGTCGAACTTCAACTACATCGAAGAAGCCCGTGGCCTTCAGCAGATGCTGGAGATGACCAACGGCAACCAGACACAGGCTGCAGAGAAGCTGCAGAAGTCGAAGCAGTGGTTCAGCCAGCGCATCGGTCTGTTGCGCCTCTCCGAGGAGATGCAAGAACTCGTCATCTCCGGCGAGCTCAAGGCCTTTCGCGACATGCGGATGTACTCGGCCATGCCGCCCAGCGATCAGCTCGCCGCGTGGAAAGCCGATCGGATGGCTGCGAAGCAGAAGGCGGACAGGAAGGGATCCCCCACGCCTGCCCCTAGCCCCATGCCGGCCCCCGGCCCCGCGCCTGCGAGAGAGACCGCCGCACCGGCACCCAAACCTGAGCCTGTGTATACCGCGGTATACACACCCTCCAGTTCGGAAGCAGGCTCAGAGCAGCCCGAGCCGCGCGCAGAAGAGCCCCTGTCAGCCGAATCACCGGGCACTGTCCCGCGCGAAGCATTGCCCGTCCCTGTGCCACGCGACGCTGCTCCTGAATCGCCGGAAGTCGAGCCGACCCCTGCCGCCCCACAGCAGATGCAGGCCCTGGCCGCCAACTGGGAAAGGTGGTTTGACCGGCTGATGGAGGAGCTGTCCGAGCTGGACCGGCACATGCTGACGAAGAAGCTCCAGCGCGTGATGCTGAGTGAGACGAGCCGGGTCGAAGGCTCCCAGGCATAG